CGAGCGTGCCGATCGGCTCGAACTCTTCGCGTGTACCTTCGCCGGCACCGACCACGTGCCGGTGGACGAACTGGCCGACCACGGCGTCGCCGTGACGAACGCCGGCGGCATCCACGCGCCCGGCATCGCCGAGCAGACGATCGGCAACATGCTCGTCTTCGCACGCCGGCTCCACGAGGGCTGGCGACGCAAGCAACACGACGAGTGGCGCCACTTCCAGTCCTCGGAGTTCACCGATAGCACCGTCACGATCGTCGGCCTCGGCTCGATCGGCCAGGAAGTCATCAAACGACTCGAGGGGTTCGAGGTCGAAACGATCGGCATCCGGTATACGCCGTCCAAGGGTGGCCCGACAGACGAGGTGCTCGGCTTCGACGAGGCCGACGTCCACGAGGCGTTTTCCCGCAGCGACTACGTCGTCCTCGCCTGTCCGCTGAACGGCCTGACCCGCGGGCTCGTCGGCGAAGACGAGTTAGCGACGCTTCCCCCGAACGCGGTCATCGTCAACGCGGCCCGCGGTGGGATCGTCGACACCGACGCGCTCGTCTCGGCGCTGCAGTTCAACGGCATCCGCGGGGCCGCTCTGGACGTGACCGACCCCGAACCGCTGCCGAACGATCACCCACTCTGGGATCTCGAGAACTGTCTGATCACGCCTCACACCGGCGGTCACACGCCGAAACACTGGGATCGACTGGCCGACATCGTCGCACACAACGTCGAGGCGCTCGAGGCCGACGGCGATCTCGAGAACGCGGTGGTCCGGCCCGACTCGAACTGAGGTCGGCGGGCCGATCACTCCTCGTCGGCTATCTCGGATCGGTCCGATCGGTTGGCTAACTGTGGATGTGTCGACTCACCGAACCCGCCGCTCAGGACCCGCGCGAGCACTTCGTCGACACGCTCGTCCGTTTCGGTGATGCGATCGTCCTCGGCTTCGACGACGAATCCGGAGGAGATGTTCGGTGCCGTCGGAATGAAAAGTACTGTCCGTCCGTCGCTGGTCGTGTGGCCGGTCTTGAACGCCGGCATCTCCTTCCCGTCCCAGCTCTCGACTCTGACGGGTTCCTGGAGGGCCTGTTCCTCGCCGATCGTGGTTTCGGCGGCGATCTTCGACGCGTTGTAGAGGACTCGAAGTCCCGGAAGGCGGTTCGCGACGCCGTCGACGCCGCGGGCGAAGAGATCACCGACCGTCGTTCGGGTCAGGGTGCCGATCACGATCGTCACAAGCAAAAAGACCGACAGCGAGAGCGCGAGCCGGAGGACGTGGGTGACGAGCGAGCGGGTCGGCTCGTGGGCGATCACACCCTGCAGGGCCTGTGCATCGACCACGGCTGTCGGCGTGAGCCCGGCTACGATCGCGTA
The sequence above is a segment of the Natrinema sp. HArc-T2 genome. Coding sequences within it:
- a CDS encoding NAD(P)-dependent oxidoreductase; the encoded protein is MYTNPDIVVLREGTEGLSMESYADTLRERLPNHTVALARTPHEERELVPQAQVVTGITIEVDLLERADRLELFACTFAGTDHVPVDELADHGVAVTNAGGIHAPGIAEQTIGNMLVFARRLHEGWRRKQHDEWRHFQSSEFTDSTVTIVGLGSIGQEVIKRLEGFEVETIGIRYTPSKGGPTDEVLGFDEADVHEAFSRSDYVVLACPLNGLTRGLVGEDELATLPPNAVIVNAARGGIVDTDALVSALQFNGIRGAALDVTDPEPLPNDHPLWDLENCLITPHTGGHTPKHWDRLADIVAHNVEALEADGDLENAVVRPDSN
- a CDS encoding DUF502 domain-containing protein, encoding MASWKRVFASGLILIGPILVTLYVVYRAYAIVAGLTPTAVVDAQALQGVIAHEPTRSLVTHVLRLALSLSVFLLVTIVIGTLTRTTVGDLFARGVDGVANRLPGLRVLYNASKIAAETTIGEEQALQEPVRVESWDGKEMPAFKTGHTTSDGRTVLFIPTAPNISSGFVVEAEDDRITETDERVDEVLARVLSGGFGESTHPQLANRSDRSEIADEE